The genomic region TGTCGGTTTATATCAGATGGGACAGCTGTTTTTCAGAACCCACATCGACGAGTCTTGGCCACTCAACACCCTGTTGGCGATTCATGGACCAAACTCAGTAGATATTCACCACAGTTGTCCATGAGCACCCCACAGGCCTTGCTTTTTTGGAGATAGTCTGGCCAGTCATTTGACCATAATGATTTCGCCCTTGTCAAATCCATCAGATCTCAATCCCTGCCCATTTCTTCTACATACAACACGTCAGCTACAAGTGCTGAATGTTAGCTTACAATCTAATACATACCACACCTTAACATACACCCTTTTTATATCCTATTCAACATTATTTTGTTCACATGGGGGGGTTGATCATAATGTTTTAGCTTGTATGTATATACTCACATGAGAATAGTCATCAATACCTTGCAATGCAGAAACTGGCTAGACCAGTAAAGTAACAGTGTTCAAAAGGAGAGAGACTAGATCTGGGGGCATGACAGCAATCCCAGATCGGAGAACTACTCCCAAATTGCCAGTTCACCGGTTGgccttccttggaccacttttggtaggtactgacTACTGCACACCAGGAACACCTCCCAATACTTGCCATTTTGAAGATGCTTTGACGCAGTCATCTAGCCATCACAGTTTAGCCCTTGTCCTGACACTTGCCCATTTTTCTGCTTCCAACGTATCAACTTCAAGTACTGACTGTTCCCTCGCCTAATATGAAACGGCACCCTTCACAGGTTGTGATGAGATAATGttattataatatttttttctctttttgtaTGAGATAAGGCCATTGACTTAACTTGTCAATGGTTATAAAGTTATGGCTGATAGCTGCATAGTGCCAAACAGACAaggtacaaacacacacaatgcaAACAAGTAAATGTTGTGAAAACAAATAAAGTATCCTTTAAAAAAAGATTATTGTAATACTGCTGAAATTAAcgtttgcatccatccatccatccatccatccatccatccatccattatctgccGCTTATCCAGGGCCAGGTTGTGTGGGCAGTAGTGTAAGCAgcgatgcccagacctcctgaTTGTCCAGTTCTGCCAACATCCTTTTCTCCATGGCTGCCTAATATTTAGCGTTAACAGAACCAGAGCTACTTAGCTACTAAAATAATGAAGATGGTGGCTCAGATTTCACCCAGGGCACCAAGTATGCCTGTTCCTGTCACATGATGCTGGTCAGGTGAAGCAGATTGTTCATTGTTCCTACAACAATTGACCACTGCAGGCCAAATGATCACAACACTGTTAATCTCCACAATGCATTATTTATTGCCGGCGACATTTTTTTGTTGTCTGCATGTCAGTGTTTGAATGCATGTCTCTGAAGCTCAGCTAAACCCATCACGTTaactgtttttctttgaataggTTTAACATCTAAAAACATGTGATGCTAATATAGGCACATTTGAGTCTGGGTAGAGGGAAAATGTATCCTCATGCTCTAAACACCTTATGTATCAGATTCACGCCCTGGTAGTTCATGATTAACATTGGCTCTCTTTGTTACTGCAAGGTCATATTTGCCTCCAGGGAAAAAGCTTGGGCAGATTCTGCCTGCTACGCCTCTGCTTTCAGCTGCTCCTGGGCTTCCTGATAGATGCCAAGCTCTATATAAAGGCGGGACATCACAGCGCTGAGTGTTTGCATAGGATCACTATGGGCCAACTCAGGGAAAGCTGGCTTTGTGTTCTTTCTTTGCTCTGGTCCCAGGCAGAGGGGCAGCTTGAATGCAAGCAGCTGGGAACATTTGGGATGCCAAGTCTCTCCAGGCGTGGAGATATTACGATTGGAGGGATTTTCCCCATTTTCAACAAGCAAGACTATATGAACCCATCATACCAAGCTAAGCCCTCTCCAGCGAAGTGTATCGGGTGAGTGACTGACGGGGGAGGTTCCTAGCTACGAAACGACACGCCGCTGTCTCCCACCGCTCTCGCTATCTGTGTCGTTGCTGTTTGTATCCATCAccatcttccccccccccacagattcGACCTTCGAGCCTTTCGGTGGACACAGATGATGATATTTGCCATTGATGAAATTAACAACAGCAATACCTTACTGCCCAATATATCGCTGGGATACCACATTTATGATTCCTGCGCTTCACCAACCAGAACTCTGCAGGCCACACTCACGTTATTAGGTGGGCAGGAGAAAGAAGAGGAGGCTCCTCGGTCCTGTTATCCACCATTATCAGCGGTCATTGCAGAGTCCGGTTCATCACAGTCCATTGCAGTAGCTGGGTTGCTTAGCCCCTTCCATGTGCCAATGGTAAAATTCCATCCTCTCTGTGTGTAAACATAGGCTGCCcgaattatttaatttagacTGCTACACTTGAGTCACTCTCAAAAGACAATCAAACGAATCTTTGTATCCCCCTACTTTAttccatatacagtatatgtgtacgggtgtgtgtttgtgtttctctaGGTCAGCTACTTCTCCACATGTGCCTGCCTGAGCAACAAGAGGAAATACCCCACATTTTTCCGGACCATTCCGAGTGATGATTACCAGGCGAAGGCTCTAGCATTTCTCGTCAAGCGATTTGGATGGACTTGGATTGGTGCCATTCAGTCTGATAATGACTATGGCCGGAATGGGATCCAGTCCTTCTCCGAGGAAGTGCAAAGAATGGGAGTGTGTCTTGCTTTCGTAGGGACAGTTCTAAGGACTTACCCCAGGAATAAAATACTCAAGGTTGTTGAAACGATTAAACAATCCGATGTAAAAGTCATCCTGGCATTTGTTCCGGAAGGTGATCTCTACCCTCTAATGCAGGAGGTGGTCCTTCAGAACATCACAGGCATCCAGTGGATAGCGAGTGAAGCCTGGATAACTGCAGCTCGACCTTCCACCCCAGAAATTTTCCAGTCTTTTGGTGGTGCCATTGGGTATGTGACACGGAAAATGGCAATACCAAAACTGAGAGATTTCCTGGTTAAAATAAGACCCTCCCTTGACCCAGAAGTTGGTTTCATAAATGACTTCTGGGAATCTATAGTGGGCTGCGACCCACGTTTGAAATATGGGGCCGGCGAATCCAGAGCTTGCACCGGGAATGAGACGTTGGATCAGTCACAGAACCCTTTTTTCAACGTCACGGAGCTGAGGGTGACCTACAATGTGCACAAAGCTGTGTACGCTATCGCCCACTCCCTGCATGAGCTGATATTTTGTAAGAAGCAAAACCCAGAT from Brienomyrus brachyistius isolate T26 chromosome 17, BBRACH_0.4, whole genome shotgun sequence harbors:
- the LOC125712173 gene encoding extracellular calcium-sensing receptor-like isoform X2 — translated: MGQLRESWLCVLSLLWSQAEGQLECKQLGTFGMPSLSRRGDITIGGIFPIFNKQDYMNPSYQAKPSPAKCIGFDLRAFRWTQMMIFAIDEINNSNTLLPNISLGYHIYDSCASPTRTLQATLTLLGGQEKEEEAPRSCYPPLSAVIAESGSSQSIAVAGLLSPFHVPMVSYFSTCACLSNKRKYPTFFRTIPSDDYQAKALAFLVKRFGWTWIGAIQSDNDYGRNGIQSFSEEVQRMGVCLAFVGTVLRTYPRNKILKVVETIKQSDVKVILAFVPEGDLYPLMQEVVLQNITGIQWIASEAWITAARPSTPEIFQSFGGAIGYVTRKMAIPKLRDFLVKIRPSLDPEVGFINDFWESIVGCDPRLKYGAGESRACTGNETLDQSQNPFFNVTELRVTYNVHKAVYAIAHSLHELIFCKKQNPDGATSPCVNVSQIEPQQLIGGRVQHVTVGHFGPAPNGSYELQIKDNNIIWHTGKLVPEGFCSAICPVGKRKAQIKGRPVCCFDCIPCADGTIANTTGASDCTPCPETYWSSDLKDRCIPKEMEFLSYRDTMGVTLTALSLCGACLAFVVMAVFARFRDTPVVKANNSELSSLLLLSLLLCFLCPFTFIGRPTASSCMLRHTAFGVTFALCISCVLGKTMVVVAAFRANLPNNNMARKFGPAQQRAIVCLCTAVQILICSLWLSLRPPFPEQNLRLSNKKIILECNPGSETAFYAVLGYIGLLSAICFMLAFLARKLPDNFNEAKFITFSMLIFCAVWLTFIPAYVSSPGKYTVAVEIFAILSSTFGLLACIFVPKCYIILLKPERNTRRHVMGKMSSKHL